A segment of the Lolium perenne isolate Kyuss_39 chromosome 3, Kyuss_2.0, whole genome shotgun sequence genome:
ccggactgaatctggtggcaacgaggtgtaccacccaaaagctggtcctgtgagagattgcgcgaagAACCTTACATgcaacgggtctgatgctgaaatcatgcccaactgtgccaagtatcgactcacatgctcaattgagctagacccttctgatccactgaattttgagaactcagggagccgatactttggCGGTAGCGGAATCAGATCATAttcattgggatacggcttggaatagccgattgttctcctctttggcaggataccgaactggtctctcaagattgtactgatttgatccacggtatgagctgcaggggttgagctttcatgactcgttccggtggcatatttagctagccacgcctgtttatcagcgtctgctccagaactccctcctgctctagcaatccctcctgctgtaatctggttcgtgcgcgcccaattattgcagtccggcacgtatgtgcacacgtatccatgtgggatctctttaggcggctcatacaggaactggtaatcgccaggatcacctccaaccttgtagacgacgtatgtcggtgaaccctgtggctctggagctgcaagcgtgaatggcagttgcggtctggtgtggaacggtacttctccctggtgagttcctaggACAGGCCCTAAcggggagtactgatgcttcatgatttcctgaaccacgcgaaccgcaatccgctccaaagtgttcaccaggctctcagaatggcggtgtagagaatgagccaccatataattaacttcctggcgcagggctctggtgcgctcctccgaagggagagacagatctactccatcgagcacgccttcgggcgtgaatcctttgaacctaatgccatgtgtacgggtcctttcgaaagagccgatgagatcggcttcgaagacagctttaagctcatcatatttcttcttgtgatcttcaggcagatcttcatacttgactggttcgtccgacatctcagctgcagatgttgacgtggttgctGCAGATcgtcccactgggcgtgccagaatgtgttgcctgccaaaacccaccggcgagcacggacgagcaacacgaagagccgggaggctcctaggactgctggtgggccctagtccctcgggcgacggcccgcaatgctctggcacacgtcctgacggtcgcaagggcgtgccacgtgacctatacctggtcaggaaggtgttggattgcttcgattagtttcctgcatggtagacatgtaaacattaaatgaacctcgatcggctctcaggttaccctgctaatcggctcaaagagccgattgacccatggttcaaattggatcttgcaataacatgggtatcctgcttcatcaatactaagttaaattgatctacgacagtttagggttttcaccgcataaccggaacatcctacacgtagttgagcctggcagatgcgTAAGATAACAGAAgactaaccctaaaagaggcctaaaaaccaacacggagtcgattcccggaacatcccttctaggatcggcaaaccataccttacgcgctactggatcgttcaacccgtttgcaaggcctaaccatacggatatcaaactaatccttgaagaacaaggagcaactataacagatcaaatctactaaataaagacgaagcaagatgctgcccttacgcctgagataggtgtaaaggcagctagatattgagggacggcatagctaagcaaatatatcagaaaagcatcgatgcaagccccaaaacatctacgataaatagtgttactcgccatcaacaaggcttcagtacgagcaacaccagacaacgaataaaccgatactgcctagatcgcaagatgcgatctagacagcatgatgcttacccggaagaaaccctcgaaacaaggggtggcgatgcgcctggattgtgtttgttgtgaacgtgatcgtcctcctttctcaataaccctaggtacatatttatagtccggggactttctatctttggaataaacctagtcGTATACGACTAAACTCtacctcttaattctaaactaagatgcgatctactataatatacagatacacgggcaatctagcccaaatcttcgtacgaggccgattcagagacACTTCATGtacatatcctccaagcccatctcgatcacggcccatctcctgctctggctaaattctggtgataacatacgGCTATCTGTTTTACATTTGAGCATATGCGATCTGATCGGCAGCAGTGGATGGCGGCATAGAATTTGTGTTTTCTGCACCACGTAAATGCACATGTCGTCTGAGAAGACCGCTCAAGTTCCACCGCCGTGAACATGCCTCCGAGCCGCAGTTGAGGGACGCCCCACCACCACCGTCATCCTCCCGCACGGTTTTTTTTAGGTAAGTTGGGCTGCAGGTAAGATTTTTAAATCCAAAGTAAGTTGTAACTTTAAAAAAAAGGTTCGCCTGGTAAGTTACTCCACTCTATTTTCTCCTCGTGCTGTGACCATTGTAGCCCATGACAGCAACAAACTGGTACACAAGTCATTTAAAAAAAAATTGGTACACAAGTGATCGAATCTTTGTTTCACTACAGGAACGCGCCGAGACGCCGACGGCTAGCTGCCCTCGGCGTATgcccctcggcgtagctcctcggGCTAGATGGGCCTCGGCGTAAGCCTttttgccctcggcgtagcctggccgtcggcgtagcagttgctacgccgagggcagccctcggcgtagacaGGCCGTCGGCGTATATTTCGaatattcaaattttaatttttcaaaaaaaataataaaaaagttagtattttttcttttttttctccttattttttttatTTACTTGTTTATCACACTTTGAACTCTAGGTATAGACTTAACTCTAAGTTAAATTACAACTTCCcaatcggtcacccatcctcactctactccagcctcagcacgcttaacttcctggTTCCATTCGGGTTAGCTTCCATtaaagaaatgacaccatactgaTAATATTACCTTATCACTCCTATTAACCCTTGGAACCTGATGTCACAActctttattttttgaatttcaaaaaattaCTTAAGCAAACAACAATTAATATATAAGTAATAACAATATAGAATTCAAATAACAGTAAATGATTTTTTgtcttttatttaatatggaacAATCAATATTTTTAAATCCATAAATCGGAATATggtaaataatatgtctaaatcgatcagaaaaatgataGGAATCcaaatataacatccatatcatcttttgaaccgaaaaaatgagaggaatccaaatataACATTCAGTTTGCCATCTGGCCCAAAAAAGCCCCTGGGAGGTGCGGTATggtcgtaccgggcgcgcgggtgCACCCGTTCGCCAACGCGCTAAACcgaaaaaaattagcacataaaatgatgtgtCGTAGACCTAAAAATATTTTCCCAAAAATTATCGAGTAACGGAAattgtacccctagttcaaatccggtcagtttccaacggattcggTGGGACACCGGAGCAAGCCGCAGAGATTTTTAGATGGCtagcgcgcgcatatggcatgtgataggtggtgctcaGGCGGTCTCCTACCACTGCACGGAGGTCTCACGCTATCACCTAACTTGTTCCTTGTAGCTGCTTCACACAAAAAAGCCGTTTCCACACCCTGAAAATGAAAATACCATCGCCCgatggtcggattggaaatccgcgatcgGGGCCTTGCTTCTCTTCCCAGGGACCACACACGtgtcaaatatggcctcgttccgagaaactatgcggtgtcatatgtcgtttcctactcatttcccctaaaagccatagaactccgaacgtgatagccctgttcgtgaagagtttttcaaaataattaccGTATCCCAATTttgacttttggagtggttactaggacacataaaatgattctATGTGAAGCCGCGGGACTTTCTGACTTTGTATAAATTGTCATCTGGCAAAAACGGGGCTCCTGGGAGGTGCAATATGGCTGTATCGGGCGCGCGGGTGCACCCGTTCGCCAACGCGCTAAACcgaaaaaattagcacataaaatgatgtgtactagacctaaaaacattttcctaAAATTTATCGAGcaacggaaagtgtacccctagttcaaatctggtCAGTTTCCAACGGATTGGGCGGGACACCACAGGAAGCCATAGGGATTTTCAGATGGCTagtgcgcgcatatggcatgtgataggtggtgcataGGCTGTCTCTTaccactgcgcggaggtctcaCGCTATCACCTAACTTGTTTCTTGTAGCTGCTTCACCCGTTTTCTACTCATTTCCATCAAAGTTTTGGACATATGAATTATTGTGACAAACTTCATTATTCAGATATGCATGATTTTGATATAAACGGATTGAGGATGTTTTCCTGAAAATTTTGATACCTTATATGCATTTTTCTGACATCGTATGAATTAGTTACGATTTTTACAATTTTGTACAAATTTAAAAAAAGAGCTaccccgagggtggccgtcggcgtagagccAAGAAAAAAATGCgaggaggctatgccgagggctgccgtcggcgtagccctgccTTACGCCGAGGGCTTTTATATGCCGAGGATGGCCGTCGGCGTATCATGGCCTACGCCGAGGGCGCAGCTACGCCGACGGCTCACGCCGTGGGCTGACTTGGCTAGGGTCTACGCCGAAGGccccgacttttggccgtcggcgtagagaaTGGCCGTCGGCATCTTcagccattcctgtagtgtttTGGTCGCAAACTAGATCATTCCATGTAATGAAATATATGAAAACAAAAACATTGCAGCACCGAAGAAAATTGAACAAAGAGACTTATCAACACTCTGCACCAAGATCAAAACATAAGCGAAACTTACTACACGTGGGGAGCTAAACATACAACGCTTGGGGCAGTTAAAGATCAAATCACTTCCGGTCATATGTATGTCAGTATGCACAGCACTTCCGGTCAAAAAATAAGAGTTAAATCAGCTCTTGTTCAAAGCAGAAGCTACATCTTGTGTAGACTTCAGTGGATAAAAATCTCTGTTGCAAATTTTTTAATTGCATAGGAACCCAGTTCATAAAAGGAAAGAACAAACACCGCAAAAAAGCTCAGCATACTCATCATCCTGTTCCCTAGCTTTATTATCAGAATGAACAATCATGAGAGCAAAATATATTAGCATCAGCATGAATTGGACTGTTCCAGATTTATGATTTAACAGTAGCAAACAGACTCCTCTTGTGATCAATACATGCAGCAAAAGTGCAAAACAGACTCCTCTTGTGATCAATACATGCATTCGATTGAAATAAGAAGACCGGCACCAGACTTCAAGCATCTAATTTAAGTTCAGCAGTCATTTTATGGTCTGTTCGTGCATCAACGACAGCAGAAGCAAAAGGAACGCATTAAATTCAGAATAAGCATCTAGCGAGATTAAGCATTACATATATAGCATCCTGAGTCCTGACACCCAGGAGATATCAACAGCTAGCCCATCTTGACGTAGGTGCCAAAAGCGTCGAGGAGGCCGTCGGAGAGCCCGTGGAAGCCGATGATCTTGCCACCACATGCAGGGAGCTTGAATGGCGCCCCTTCCTCCTTCCCGTATGGACCGAAAGTGCGACGATTGCTGACAAAAGTGAGTGATCTAATGACGAACCACTCGTTAAAGAAGCCGTAGTGGCCCTTGACGCTCGTCAGGTACTCGTCCTGCCGCAAACAGATCTGGACATGCCAAAATGGCATTTCATCATATCTTGTTGGAATAAAAGTCATTTGAAGGTGACAGCTCCCACACGGGAAGAAATGTGATGATTTGTAGCCTATACCTCTGAGGGTTGTCCTCCGGTTCCGCCCCAGAGCTTGCTCTCCTCCTCCTGGCCGTCCCGCTCATACAACACCGACATGGCATCGACAGCCCAGCCATGGCGGACAATAACCCTGAAAATGCGGTTGACGCCACGCGTGTCCATCTTCCAGGCATTTCCACCACTACCTCCACAAGGACCCATCTTCATAACTGAATCCTGCACTTAAGAAACAACGCCAGGAAACTAGTTCAGCAGATATAGTATTAACAGTTAACACTGGAAGGTAGGCAGATCAGAGGTATCATAATTTTTCTATGTTGGTTAGGCCATACCGTTGAGCTCTTCTTATCATGGATTTTCGTCTTCGCCTCACTATTATTGATACTGATGTTGATGCTGGTGGATGGACAAAACTTTGGGATTACCAGCGTGTAGCAGTCCGTAGATAAGCACTGGTTCAGCGGTGTTGGCTGCATGACGTTTGATCTAGTGCGGTCACAGAATGCATTCATGCACTCCTTCTCAtgctcctccatctcatggtaggGCATCTTGGCAGTGCACCCATTCCTAGCGTTGGAGCAAAGGACCTGGATTGACTGCAGCGCACTCTCCATCGCGAGGAACCGGTTGTGGCCTGTGGTGATGGAACACACCTGGCACTTTTCTTTTTCCGGAAGCTTCTCATAGCAAATCGAACAAAGAGCATGACCAGCTGCACACTGCAAATTATGAAAGAAATGTGCCATGCTTTATGAGCATCCTTATTAAAAAAATAGAATGCTTAACATGCTGAAAATTAAACAATTAAACCAGGTAAACTAATTGATTAATTTTTTTCTACGAAAAAATCTAACGACGGAGTAAATTGGAAACATAGTGCAGGTAGCAATTCACTGTAAATTGCAAACATTGTGCAGGTAAGGATTCACAATaaaacacgaactaaagacagtgGCTACTTGGTAGGAAAACATTTCTGACGAAAGGCATTTTAAATGGAAACTGCTGGTGGCAAACAAAAGGTAAAGAAAGATCATCTGCTCTGTTTAGAGGCAATGCACAGGGTCATGATGAGGCCATGAAGGAAAATTTGAACGTGTAACAAAATATGAACTGATGAAAACACTATCAAGCACTTCTCTAATAGGATTTTCTTGTTTATTGGTCCAAGTAAATTGACCTCCAACCCTTTTTAATTCAAAACAAATAATGAAAATGTTTTAATTCTTCAAGATGTGGAGCTGGAAAGAAAACCTTTTCtcagaaattcagaaaaaaaatcatgaCCAAGATAATACTCTAAGCATTATCAACTGAACACTGTTGTCTCAAGTTTTTAGTGGAGCCAGCAGGTTGGCATGATTAAGAGAACAAAATACATTGGGCAAGTTGTGAAAAATTTCTGAAATCAAAGAACTTAGGTGGCATTGGCCTGAAAGACCTTATAGACTCAATATCCATGACACCAGCAGTCCCGCACCGCAAGTATGCAGATCAGTAGAGAACCCTGAGCCACTTCACCGTACAGTTCTCAGGGACGAAGAACTATCAGAATTCTAGTGTTCAGCAAGCTTAAGCAATCAAAAATTgtgaagaaacaaaaagttgtggCAACGTACTAACATTGTGGGTGCGAACCTCGCAAAAAAGGTTGTGTGCCTGCCAGGGCAGGCTTTGTGCATTACGTACAAGTTGCGACCCAAGCTCAGAACGGAAGCACACAATCGCGTTCTTCTTGCCTCTGCAATTGGTCATGTGCTACTAAATCTGATGCTACTAGTGACCCATTAGCATCGATAGTGGCCGCTCAATTCAGATTTTGTTCAAGCTTGACCTGGTGACTTAATAATTATGTTGATCTCGGCCACTAGAACATGTAAATCTGATGACCACCCAGTTAGGAACTTAGGATCGAGTTCGAGAAGGCAAAAATTTGCCGGTTTGTTGGATGAGCTGTGACTCTAGGCATTATTATTTCCAGCGATTTAATCTGACCCAAAATATGAAACGGTTCCATTCACACGCAGGAACCAAAAAAAGGACCAAACAAAGCGCGCGTGCTTCGTCTCCCCCAGCGACGGCGTTCCGCCTCCGACGCAGCGAACCCTAGCCTTAAAACACGGAAACCCTTCCCCATCCTTCCAAGTTCTAACCACTCTGCACGGCCTCACCGGCGTCCGGCAAGGGCAGCATGACGGATCAGAGTCAGACACGGATGATTAATCAGTTGATGGTTGCTCGCGCAGTCGCGcaaaaagggagaaggaagaaggggTGTGAAAGTAAATGACCTGAAAGACCGGAGGCTTGAGGGGGCCGAAGCAGACGGTGCAGTCCAGGTCTTCCAGGTCGACGGTGACATTGGTGGCGACGGCGGCCTTCATCTTTTTTCTTCTCGGCGCCGCCGCTAGCTAGGTTCCCTTGCCGCTTCTGCTAGCTGCGGTTCGCCGGTTCCTCCCGTATGTCGCCTCTCCCCTCTGCAGACTCGCTCAAGTGACTGTGCGACTGTTGTTCCTACTGCTCGCTGTAGTAAATGGCGATGCTGGGAGCTGGTCAAAAGCTGTATTGGGAAGGCTGACGGACTGAGGACGTGACTGGACGGAGGAGCCTTTTGCTGTGCACACTCTTGCCATGACTACTGGCTGCACTGCATGTTGGCAACGTGTTCGAGTGTCCGCGCCCACGAGAGCGTGCCCGTGTATTGACACGTGTATTGAAACATAGTCGAAAATACATAGTGAAAATACATAGAGAGTGCCCGTGTATTGAGTATTGACACATGTATTGGCACACTCAACATAGAGTGAAAATACAGTTTCCACCGTGCCATGTTTTGAGCACAACGTATAGTGAAGTGAGATTTTCTTAAGCTCGATCAGTTTTCAAAAAAATGCAAATGGAGTTTTGCGAAAATTCAACTTGTACCAAAGAAAATCTATTTACATAGAACATTAAAGGAAATACAGTTTTTATTGTTCACACAAAATTTCGCTATTAAATTGAACTAGGTAAGTGACTGTTACTATTAAATTAAAATAGGCAAGTGCCTGATGTTCACAATAGGCCGGGCAAAAGTTGGGACGTAAGTCGATATCTAGCCATAATATTATTTTGCTTGCTAGCTAGGCCCGACACTACAGGAAAATGGTAATGTGTCGATGGCTCTAATACCATGTTAATGTAACTAGGGTTTAGAGAAACACAATGACGGCTCGTACACAACTGTGCCGGCCTCCTCTTCCTTTATATACTCAAGGGGTTATAGGTTACACACGTAAAGAATACGTATAATATACACAATACATACCACGTTAACACACCAGCCATTGGCAAAGAGGAAGTTGTCGTCGGCGTAGAGGTGTGTCGACGGTGTCTATCAGCGTACGGCCGTTGGCATAGCACCGATCGGTGTAGCAGAAATCACCGTCGGTGTAGCAGAAATCACCGTCGACGTAGCGCAGGCCGTCCGCGTCTTCTCCGTGCCGATGGCTTTCCATCAGCCGTATGCATAGTTCCACCATCGGCATCAC
Coding sequences within it:
- the LOC127338105 gene encoding uncharacterized protein; this translates as MKAAVATNVTVDLEDLDCTVCFGPLKPPVFQCAAGHALCSICYEKLPEKEKCQVCSITTGHNRFLAMESALQSIQVLCSNARNGCTAKMPYHEMEEHEKECMNAFCDRTRSNVMQPTPLNQCLSTDCYTLVIPKFCPSTSINISINNSEAKTKIHDKKSSTDSVMKMGPCGGSGGNAWKMDTRGVNRIFRVIVRHGWAVDAMSVLYERDGQEEESKLWGGTGGQPSEICLRQDEYLTSVKGHYGFFNEWFVIRSLTFVSNRRTFGPYGKEEGAPFKLPACGGKIIGFHGLSDGLLDAFGTYVKMG